DNA sequence from the Chitinivibrionales bacterium genome:
CGAAGACGCGGCCGCCAATTACCTCGGCTACATGTGGGCCGAGCGCGGCATCAAGCTTGACAGCGCGCGCATGCTCGTGGAAAACGCGCTGGCCCGCGATTCGGCGAACGGCGCCTACCTCGATTCGTACGCATGGGTATTCTACCAGCTTGGTAAAATCGACAGCGCGTTCGTATATATCAAGAAGGCGATGCGTCAGATCAACGACGACGCCGTGGTGTACAGTCATTACGGCGACATCCTGCTTAAAAAAGGCATGGAGCGCGAGGCGCTGGAGGCGTATAAAAAAAGTCTAAAGGTCGACGCGAAATCGGAAGAAGCGGAGGCTGTTATGAAGAAGATAAAGCTGCTGGAAGATAAGTCGAATAATAAGAAATAAAAATATCTGGCGGGGGAGGTATCCCCCTCGCTCCGGCCCGGTCGTGCCCCCCGCTTAAGTCCACTACTTCGAACCTGTAAAGCACGCCCGGTCCTTCGCCGCCACCTCTTGGGTGCGGGGAACGGCCAAGTCTTTTTCTCCAATTATCAATTACCGCTTTTCTCATTCTGTATCTTCGCCAGATACGCCTCGAAGGCGGCTTTTCCTTCGTCCTTCCAATACTGGTCATAGTATCGCCAGTCGCGGTACGAGCCGTTGATGCGCCAGTCGGCGTCGCCGTTGAAGTCGCGGTGCCGCCACCAGCGATGCCTGCCGTGAGGCCAGGAGTGGCGGCCGCTGTAATGGCCGGTGCCTCCGAACAGCAGCTTGGCGAGCAAAAGGATGCCGAAGGCCTGCCAGAACGTTATCGCCTTGAGACCGAACAGCGCCGGCATGAGCCAGTTCCACAAAAGAAAAACCAGCCAGCCGAACAGTAGCGCGAACAGCACCGCGAACGTGACGCCGGCAACAACGAGTCCGGCAATCCGCAGCACTCCGAATCCGTGGTGCCGGGGATAAGGCGGATACGAACGGTCGAATGTGTTTTCCATGCATTCCTCCCTTGTTATTGGTTAGTGTATTCCTTCAGGATGATCGATTCCCTTAATTTGGCCAAGGCCCTGGATTTCTGGGCAAGCAGCGTTCCAAGCGGAACCTCCCACAGCTCCGACAATTCCCTGAACGAGTATCCCTCGAGCTCGGTTGCGACCACCACCGCGCGCTCGCTGTCGCCCAGGCGGTCCATTGCCTCGACAAGCAATTCCCTCAATTCCATTGCCTCAATCTCGGCCCCGGTGTCGAACCGCGAGTCGTGCAGCGTTTCGGACAACGACAATGCTTCATCTTCATCACCATTGCCGTCCAGCGGAATGTTTTTTTTCCTGCTTCTGAACGCGTCAACCACCCTGTTGCGGATCGCTTGATACACATAGGCCGATACGCTGCGCAGCGGTTCCAAGGGGTCTGTGCGGTCGAAAAGCCCGGCCATCACGTCCTGCACGATGTCCTCCCCGTCGCGGTCGGCAGCCTCGCCGATGAGACTACGGACATATCCCACCAGTGCGGAGCGCTCCCCTTTGATGAATGACGTGATTCTATTGCTGCGCGGTTCCATGGCCTCTTTGAATAAGACGGAATGACGCGGAGATTTATTGCATGCCCCGGATGACCATCGCCGGAAGCCGAGGCGCCGCTCGACGACCGGTAAATTCCTGTTCGGTCAAGTAAAAAAAACGGCTTTTTCCGCGTCGACGAGCGAGGAATGTTCTTGTGCGGCCGTCCCGTGGAAATGCACGTATAGTAAAGAGGTCTGCAATGCATGCGCCCATCGTGCCGGACGAGAAGCGATTATTCCAGAACTAAATCCCTGAAATCCGCTAAATGTCCTGCGCTTATTCCGCACGACGCAAGGTACCGCTCGACCCCGCCGAAGGAGTTCGAAATCGCGGCGAACACGCTGCGCAGATACTGCTCATGCGCGGTGAAGGCGGGCACGAAATTGGCGGTGCATAAAAAGCCCAGGCTGACCAGCTTCATGAAAAGGGCGATCCCGCGTACCCGTGACATTGTATAGCTATTTGACAGAAGGTAATCCCTGATGATGGCGGCCGGGTCCGCGCCGAGCGCGAGGTGCACCAGGGCGCACATGAACCCGGTGCGGTCCTGGCCCGCCCTGCAGTGGATCAGCACGGGATAGCTGTCTTGCGTCCGCAGGATCTCAAACAGCGTCCCGATTATCTGCTTCTGTGAAAGCAGCCAGCCTGCATATATCGAGGAAACGGCGCCCACGATAAGGCCCTGAACCCCCTTTTTATACAGGTTGGGCCTCACCATGGTCCGGTAGGTATGCTCCACCTCCATGGGAAGGTTGATTTCTTTTGCTCCGGCCACCGCCCGCCGTGTTTTTGCCGATTCCTTAGATGTCCTCAAGTCAATGATGACCCTGAATCCTGGGGGGAAGAAGTTCCGCACGTCCTTCTCGCTCATCCTGTCGAAATTGCCTGACCTGAAAATAAGCCCTTTTCTCATTTTTCTTCCGTTGAGCGTGTCAAGCCCGCCCAGATCGCGGAAATTGGGGATTGCTTTCATGAGGACGGCTTTTTCTTTCTGCGTCGCGCGTGCGGTTTCATCGGTATTGCAGCAAGGACTTCGCAGTGCTTTTCCGAACGGGCGATGGCATCGTAAAACAGCACGAGCGGCGGAATGGCTGAACTTTTATGGCCTTTGACAAACCGTTTCATTTTTTTTATGTCGATTTCCCTCGGATTGCCCGGATTGTCGGTGAGATACTTGGTGAGGACGGCGACAAATTTCTTCGTATCCTCGTCCGTAAAGCCGCGGTTTTTCATTTCGGTGGAGAATTTGCCCAGCCACAGCTCGCGCCATTCTTCGTTGGAGGTTATTTTGCGGTATTCCATGATCAGAACATCCCCGTTAAAATTGTTTGGCGAATTACCGCGGCTCCCGGTCCACGCTCTTCATCGCGTCGTTCATGCTCGAGTCCGCCATCCTGTTCGCCGCCTCCACTTTCTGCCGCGCCCGGTCGGGGATCTGCGTCATCCTAGTAACGGGGGCGCCCTGATCCGTCTGAAGCGCGTTCTTTACCGATGACGGCACCGAATAGTTTCTTACGATGTAAAGGCTTACCATGACAATTGCGGCAATTACCAATGCGATGAAAATCAGGTTGCGCATTCTGCCTCCCTGGTTTGTTGTGTGATCGGAAACCTGCTTGTATGGCCGGCAACGGACGTCGCCGCGGAAACGCCGTTTGCCGCGTCCCGCCGCTGTCCATAGTATACAATCCCGGACGCTGCTCGTGGGCCTGTAAAACAGGTTTTCTTTCATCTCGGCGCTTTAACGTTCTAACGCTCCAACGCATCAACTCTTCAACCCGTCAACCGAGATATGCCTTTTTCAATTCCGCGTTTCCGGCAATCTCGGCGCTGGTACCTGATGCGACTGCCCTTCCGTTTTCGAGCACGTAGGCGCGGCGGCAATAATTGAGCGCCATTGCTGCGTTCTGCTCGACCAGCAGGATCGTTTTGCCTTTTTTATTCAGCGCGGCGATGATCGCGAAAACGTTTTTCACGAGCAGCGGGGAGAGGCCCATCGAAGGTTCGTCGAGAATAAAAAGTTCTCCGTCGCTCACCATCGCCCTGCCGATGGCGAGCATCTGCTGCTCGCCACCCGACAAGGTCGAGGCGATCTGGCGCTGACGCTGGCCGAGCACGGGAAACATTTCGAATACGGACGCGAGGAGCGGTTTCATCTCGGACGATGTCTTGTTCGCGAATGTCGCGAGCCTGAGGTTTTCAAGAACGGTGAGGTTGCCGAAAACGGCCCTTCCCTCCGGCACATGGGATATGCCCATGGCGGCGACGTCGTGCGGCTTGGATGAGATGATGCTTTTGTTTTTATAGGCAATCGCGCCCGACAGAACGGGAATGAGCCGCGATACCGCGCGCAGCAGGGTCGACTTGCCCGCGCCGTTCGCGCCCAGAACGGCCACGGTCTCGCCCTCGTCCACGTGCAGGGTCACGCCGTGCAGCACGGTGACGGGGCCGTAGCCCGCGACAAGGTTGTCAATTGACAAAAGCGCCATTGTCGTCCCCGAAATAGGCCTTCACCACGGTCTCGTTTCCGGCGAGCCCGCAGGGATCGCCCTCGAATATCGTTTCGCCGAAGTTGAGTACCTTCACCCGCCCGCACAGCCGCATCACCAGTTGCATGCGGTGCTCGATGAGGATAATCGCCACGCCGTATTGTTTTTTTACCCGGAGGATAAGATCGGCAAGGCCGTCCAGCTCCGAGGGATTCATGCCGGCGCCCGGCTCGTCAAGGAGCAGCAGGCCCGGACCGCTCGCGAGGGCGCGCGCGAGCTCGACTTTACGCTGCAAGCCGTAGGGCAGCGACGCCGCGGTCTCGAGCATGCGGTCGGCGAGGCCGAATTCATCGAGCAGGATTTTGACGCGCGCGGTCTGTTCGCCCTCCATCCGGGAGAACGTTTTTGACCTGAAGAGCGCGCTCCACAGCGGGTAACCGAGCCTGCAGTACGACCCGCAGCGCACATTGTCAAGAATGCTCATGGACCTGAAGAGCCGTATGTTCTGGAAGGTGCGGCTTATCCCTTTTCCGATGATTTTATGCGAGGGAAGCCCGTTGATGTTTTCGCCATTGTAAATCACGTTGCCCGAATCCGGCCTGTAAACGCCGGTGAG
Encoded proteins:
- a CDS encoding sigma-70 family RNA polymerase sigma factor — its product is MEPRSNRITSFIKGERSALVGYVRSLIGEAADRDGEDIVQDVMAGLFDRTDPLEPLRSVSAYVYQAIRNRVVDAFRSRKKNIPLDGNGDEDEALSLSETLHDSRFDTGAEIEAMELRELLVEAMDRLGDSERAVVVATELEGYSFRELSELWEVPLGTLLAQKSRALAKLRESIILKEYTNQ
- a CDS encoding tyrosine-protein phosphatase; this translates as MKAIPNFRDLGGLDTLNGRKMRKGLIFRSGNFDRMSEKDVRNFFPPGFRVIIDLRTSKESAKTRRAVAGAKEINLPMEVEHTYRTMVRPNLYKKGVQGLIVGAVSSIYAGWLLSQKQIIGTLFEILRTQDSYPVLIHCRAGQDRTGFMCALVHLALGADPAAIIRDYLLSNSYTMSRVRGIALFMKLVSLGFLCTANFVPAFTAHEQYLRSVFAAISNSFGGVERYLASCGISAGHLADFRDLVLE
- a CDS encoding ABC transporter ATP-binding protein, coding for MALLSIDNLVAGYGPVTVLHGVTLHVDEGETVAVLGANGAGKSTLLRAVSRLIPVLSGAIAYKNKSIISSKPHDVAAMGISHVPEGRAVFGNLTVLENLRLATFANKTSSEMKPLLASVFEMFPVLGQRQRQIASTLSGGEQQMLAIGRAMVSDGELFILDEPSMGLSPLLVKNVFAIIAALNKKGKTILLVEQNAAMALNYCRRAYVLENGRAVASGTSAEIAGNAELKKAYLG
- a CDS encoding ABC transporter ATP-binding protein, whose protein sequence is MTNPSSLHLISVSNLSHSFGGLKAVSNFNLTVNKDDIWGIIGPNGAGKTTVFNLLTGVYRPDSGNVIYNGENINGLPSHKIIGKGISRTFQNIRLFRSMSILDNVRCGSYCRLGYPLWSALFRSKTFSRMEGEQTARVKILLDEFGLADRMLETAASLPYGLQRKVELARALASGPGLLLLDEPGAGMNPSELDGLADLILRVKKQYGVAIILIEHRMQLVMRLCGRVKVLNFGETIFEGDPCGLAGNETVVKAYFGDDNGAFVN